A genomic segment from Nisaea sediminum encodes:
- a CDS encoding tartrate dehydrogenase produces MKTYKIAAVPGDGIGPEVVDAGVEVLKASAQAGSGFALEFEHFPWGGNYYREHGVMMPEDGVDTLRAFDAILFGSAGDPKIPDHVTLWGLRLKICQTLDQYANVRPARLLPGIKGPLANVTSDDLDWVIVRENSEGEYAGAGGRVHVGLPEEVGLDVSIFTRPGVERIQRFAFELARSRPRKKLTLVTKSNAQRHGMVFWDSIFERIRGDYPDVETDKMLVDAMTTRMVLDPKSLDTVVATNLHADVLSDLAAALTGSLGIAPTGNLRPERDMPSMFEPIHGSAFDITGKGVANPIGTFWSSAMLLEHLGETAAATRLMAAIERVTADGSVLPRDLGGTATTRQVTDAVLSALASGNV; encoded by the coding sequence ATGAAGACCTACAAGATTGCGGCAGTTCCCGGAGACGGTATCGGACCAGAGGTGGTCGATGCCGGGGTTGAGGTTCTCAAAGCGTCCGCGCAGGCAGGTTCGGGCTTCGCGCTCGAATTCGAACATTTTCCGTGGGGTGGCAACTACTACCGCGAACACGGCGTCATGATGCCGGAGGACGGCGTCGATACGCTGCGCGCGTTCGACGCGATCCTGTTCGGCTCCGCCGGCGATCCCAAGATCCCCGACCACGTCACGCTCTGGGGCCTCAGGCTGAAGATCTGCCAGACGCTCGACCAGTACGCCAATGTGCGCCCTGCCCGCCTGCTGCCCGGCATCAAGGGACCGCTCGCAAATGTCACTTCGGACGATCTTGACTGGGTCATCGTGCGGGAAAACTCGGAAGGCGAATATGCCGGGGCCGGCGGCCGTGTGCATGTCGGATTGCCCGAGGAGGTCGGCCTCGATGTCTCGATCTTCACGCGCCCCGGCGTCGAGCGCATCCAGCGATTCGCCTTCGAACTGGCGCGGTCCCGCCCCCGCAAGAAACTGACGCTGGTGACCAAGTCGAATGCCCAGCGCCACGGCATGGTGTTCTGGGACAGCATTTTCGAGCGGATTCGCGGCGATTATCCCGATGTCGAGACCGACAAGATGCTGGTGGACGCCATGACCACCCGCATGGTGCTGGATCCGAAGAGTCTCGACACCGTGGTCGCGACCAACCTGCATGCCGACGTGCTGTCGGACCTGGCGGCGGCCCTCACCGGTTCGCTCGGAATCGCGCCGACCGGGAATCTGAGGCCGGAGCGAGACATGCCCTCGATGTTCGAGCCGATCCACGGCTCGGCCTTCGACATCACCGGAAAAGGCGTCGCGAATCCGATAGGGACTTTCTGGAGCAGCGCCATGCTGCTTGAGCATCTCGGAGAAACCGCAGCGGCCACACGCCTCATGGCGGCCATCGAGCGTGTGACGGCCGACGGATCCGTGCTGCCGCGCGACCTCGGCGGCACCGCGACGACCCGGCAGGTGACTGATGCGGTGCTGTCCGCGCTGGCCAGCGGGAACGTCTGA
- a CDS encoding DUF2497 domain-containing protein, with the protein MSDTAQEPSMEEILASIRRIISEDGDEGEEAPPPEEAAAPEPEPEPEPEPEPEPEPEPEPEEEPEPEEEAEEEPEPEEESEDEEEDVLDLTDMEEEEPEPLFEEQKYTEERPEPPQAPPPPPPPPQAHPSEGLVSPPQAAETVDAFSRLNEKLNEDYHELPIGNGAITLERLTRELMRPMLKEWLDQHLPMMVERLVREEIERLVMQSQRRDPW; encoded by the coding sequence ATGAGCGATACGGCGCAAGAACCGTCGATGGAGGAAATCCTCGCCTCGATCAGGCGAATCATTTCCGAAGACGGCGATGAGGGCGAAGAAGCCCCTCCACCCGAAGAAGCTGCTGCGCCCGAGCCGGAACCCGAACCGGAGCCGGAACCCGAGCCTGAGCCCGAACCGGAACCCGAGCCGGAGGAAGAACCCGAGCCTGAGGAAGAGGCCGAGGAAGAGCCGGAGCCTGAGGAAGAGTCCGAGGACGAGGAAGAAGACGTCCTCGACCTGACCGATATGGAAGAAGAGGAGCCGGAGCCGCTCTTCGAGGAGCAGAAATATACCGAGGAAAGGCCGGAGCCGCCACAGGCGCCGCCCCCTCCGCCCCCTCCGCCACAGGCTCACCCGAGCGAAGGACTCGTCTCGCCGCCGCAGGCCGCCGAGACGGTCGATGCTTTCAGCCGCCTGAACGAGAAGCTCAACGAGGATTATCACGAGCTTCCGATCGGTAACGGCGCCATCACGCTCGAACGCCTGACGCGCGAGCTGATGCGTCCGATGCTGAAGGAATGGCTGGATCAGCATTTGCCGATGATGGTCGAACGGCTGGTGCGCGAGGAGATCGAGCGCCTGGTTATGCAGTCCCAGCGGCGCGATCCCTGGTAA
- a CDS encoding TolC family outer membrane protein gives MKKLYRTAAMLTVSACILGVSAPRLSAETLSEVLAYTYQTNPTLNAARANLRVVDEGVPRAKGGWRPTVTSTLSAGYNNFDTENNTSSSDGNTTPKDANITVTQPVYRGGRTEADVNQSEYRVQQERANMFGTEQQTLLDALTVYMNVIRDQSVLELQQKNLERLQTQLRATRDRFEVGEVTRTDVAQSEARVARAESDLIQAEGNLISSRVSFERVVGFVPKDLQTPDIAIDLPQNRESAVEQSVVNNFSLIAAKFDERRLIEVIDLVYGELLPSVNLIGSADYTADSGVNDDKTTEFSVTAQVSIPLYQKGQVSARVRAAKEDANRSRIVVESIRRDTVDLAARAYEAWQTSVAAITALEAGVTAADIALQGVQQEATVGARTVLDVLDAEQELLDAQVSLVAANRNEVVAAYTLLLAMGKLTAADLELDVEFYDYDKHYREVVDRWWGTEPAGKLP, from the coding sequence ATGAAAAAGCTGTATCGCACCGCCGCGATGCTGACCGTGTCGGCATGTATCCTTGGCGTTTCCGCGCCGCGCCTTTCCGCCGAAACGCTGTCCGAGGTGCTCGCGTATACCTACCAGACCAATCCGACTCTGAACGCCGCGCGCGCAAATCTGCGGGTGGTCGACGAAGGTGTTCCGCGTGCGAAGGGCGGCTGGCGTCCGACTGTCACCTCGACGCTATCGGCCGGATACAACAACTTCGATACGGAGAACAACACCAGCTCATCCGATGGGAATACGACGCCGAAGGACGCGAACATCACGGTTACCCAGCCGGTTTATCGCGGCGGACGGACCGAGGCCGACGTCAACCAGTCAGAATACCGGGTCCAGCAGGAACGGGCGAACATGTTCGGAACCGAGCAGCAGACCCTGCTCGACGCCCTGACTGTCTACATGAACGTGATCCGCGACCAGTCGGTTCTGGAGCTGCAGCAGAAAAACCTTGAACGCCTGCAGACGCAGCTGCGTGCGACACGCGATCGCTTCGAAGTCGGCGAGGTGACGCGTACGGACGTGGCGCAGTCCGAAGCGCGCGTCGCGCGTGCAGAATCGGATCTGATTCAGGCCGAAGGCAATCTTATCAGTTCGCGGGTGTCTTTTGAGCGGGTTGTCGGATTCGTGCCAAAGGATCTGCAGACCCCCGATATTGCAATCGATCTGCCGCAAAACCGCGAGAGCGCCGTCGAGCAATCCGTCGTGAACAATTTCTCGCTGATCGCCGCGAAATTCGACGAGCGCCGTCTGATTGAAGTCATCGACCTTGTCTATGGCGAGCTGCTTCCCTCGGTGAACCTGATCGGCAGTGCGGATTATACCGCCGATAGCGGGGTCAACGACGACAAGACCACCGAATTCAGCGTGACGGCGCAGGTCTCAATTCCCCTGTATCAGAAGGGGCAGGTCTCGGCCCGCGTGCGTGCGGCGAAGGAAGATGCCAACCGGTCGCGCATCGTTGTTGAGTCGATTCGCCGCGATACGGTGGATCTGGCAGCCCGCGCCTACGAGGCCTGGCAGACGTCGGTAGCGGCGATCACGGCCCTGGAAGCCGGTGTGACGGCGGCGGATATCGCCCTTCAGGGCGTGCAGCAGGAAGCTACCGTCGGGGCGCGAACGGTGCTCGACGTGCTCGATGCCGAGCAGGAACTCCTCGACGCCCAGGTCAGTCTGGTGGCCGCAAACCGCAATGAAGTCGTGGCCGCATATACGCTTCTTCTGGCGATGGGTAAATTGACCGCGGCGGATCTTGAGCTCGATGTAGAGTTCTACGATTACGACAAGCACTACCGCGAGGTCGTCGATCGCTGGTGGGGGACAGAACCCGCCGGTAAGCTGCCCTGA
- a CDS encoding protein-L-isoaspartate O-methyltransferase family protein — protein sequence MSDFATARHNMVESQIRTNKVTDTAIIEAFEFVPRELFVPKPLMGVAYVDEDLVLGSGRILMEAMVFARLLQAALPDASDKVLDVACGCGYSTAVLSRVAGTVYGVDKDAEMVAAANERLGSLDVDNAAVVAGDPLQGYTKKAPYSLIVIGGGVERIPEPLIEQLSDGGRLVTILYEDGARQGTAVLVEKFGATVSKRVIFDASVPLLPEFRNEPKFVF from the coding sequence ATGTCGGACTTCGCAACTGCACGCCACAATATGGTCGAGAGCCAGATCCGCACGAACAAGGTAACGGATACGGCGATCATCGAAGCGTTCGAATTCGTCCCGCGGGAACTTTTCGTGCCGAAGCCCCTGATGGGCGTCGCCTATGTCGACGAGGACCTTGTTCTCGGGTCCGGACGGATCCTGATGGAGGCGATGGTCTTTGCGCGGTTGCTGCAGGCGGCGCTTCCGGACGCCAGCGACAAGGTTCTGGATGTGGCCTGCGGCTGCGGATATTCGACCGCGGTGCTGTCGCGCGTCGCCGGCACCGTCTATGGCGTCGATAAGGACGCCGAGATGGTCGCCGCCGCCAACGAGCGGCTCGGCTCGCTCGATGTGGACAATGCGGCCGTCGTGGCGGGCGACCCGCTTCAGGGCTACACTAAAAAAGCGCCATACAGCCTGATCGTGATCGGCGGAGGCGTCGAACGCATTCCGGAACCGTTGATCGAGCAACTTAGCGATGGCGGACGGCTGGTCACGATCCTATATGAAGACGGCGCCCGGCAGGGAACTGCCGTTCTCGTCGAGAAATTCGGCGCGACCGTCTCCAAGCGCGTCATCTTCGACGCGTCCGTTCCGCTTCTGCCGGAATTCCGCAACGAGCCGAAATTCGTCTTCTAG